The following coding sequences are from one Acidimicrobiales bacterium window:
- a CDS encoding TetR/AcrR family transcriptional regulator produces MTSAGPQTPSTPGDAAGPLLDIAEQHFAARGVARSSASEIANAARMSRATFYRRVPNKQALVALVGLRQVDRLLAELSAAVTTEVTLAEVVVEGFISAVERVKCREPLWLLVTGSLDDGGEWSPSSWLAQAEDRFHELVAPLFVVAQHEGLIRPEIDIEAVVAVVVPLLRSCSADVSTTSDRGRALRRLLRCTLVPMIVPDGAVTQRLSPTAVQAFRRALRTDSLALPGVQAEPKTTTVVGLTGGVCVG; encoded by the coding sequence ATGACTTCCGCTGGCCCCCAGACTCCGAGCACGCCCGGCGACGCGGCCGGTCCATTGCTTGACATCGCTGAGCAGCATTTCGCGGCGCGAGGTGTCGCCCGCTCGTCCGCGAGCGAGATCGCCAATGCAGCGCGGATGTCGCGAGCGACGTTCTACCGGCGCGTCCCCAACAAGCAAGCGCTCGTCGCGCTCGTCGGCCTAAGGCAGGTCGATCGGTTGCTCGCCGAGCTGAGCGCCGCGGTCACCACGGAAGTGACGCTCGCTGAGGTTGTCGTCGAGGGATTCATCTCGGCCGTGGAGCGGGTCAAGTGTCGTGAGCCGCTCTGGCTGTTGGTCACGGGGAGCCTCGACGACGGCGGCGAGTGGTCGCCCTCGAGCTGGCTTGCGCAGGCTGAGGATCGGTTTCACGAGCTCGTTGCGCCATTGTTCGTCGTTGCGCAGCACGAAGGCCTGATCCGACCGGAGATCGATATCGAGGCGGTGGTGGCCGTTGTGGTGCCGCTTCTTCGATCCTGCTCCGCGGACGTGAGTACGACATCAGATCGTGGGCGCGCGCTTCGCCGCCTGCTGCGCTGCACGCTTGTCCCGATGATCGTCCCCGACGGAGCGGTCACCCAACGGTTGTCACCCACCGCCGTCCAGGCCTTCCGCCGAGCGCTGCGAACCGACAGCCTGGCGCTGCCCGGGGTGCAAGCCGAGCCCAAGACCACCACCGTGGTCGGACTCACTGGCGGTGTGTGCGTGGGTTAG
- a CDS encoding site-specific integrase yields the protein MPGKRAANQALAELTEQIRQARWEQRTRRVTVDELLDEFLDQTDAERSTVERWRQALSCQIRPHIGDKPIDAIDVRTLEVLYRRLAEGGGRRGRPLSASTIRKVHVPLRLAFEQARRWGWIAANPAADAHPPKVGRQVVQPPSDDVLDRLIRVAEARDVDFAVLVRLGVNLGARRGEICALRWSDFDLDGATVTIRRVVQMVGHEAIVVERAKTAASVRSAALGPAVVAALRAMRHRHQERNLALGIGAEDSYLFGPDKDPRRPMNPGVLNVRWRRLRKAAGVGDVRFHDLRHAVATRMLGQGYDVRTVAGRLGHANASMTLGVYAHFLPARDAAAAVSLEEGIGNGGQ from the coding sequence GTGCCGGGCAAGCGTGCTGCCAACCAGGCGCTGGCCGAGTTGACGGAGCAGATCCGACAAGCGCGATGGGAGCAACGGACCCGCCGGGTCACGGTGGACGAACTGCTCGACGAGTTCCTCGACCAGACCGACGCAGAGCGTTCGACTGTCGAGCGATGGCGCCAGGCGCTTAGCTGCCAGATCCGCCCGCACATCGGCGACAAGCCGATCGACGCTATCGATGTCCGGACGCTCGAGGTGCTCTATCGGCGACTCGCGGAGGGCGGCGGCCGCCGCGGAAGGCCGCTGTCGGCGTCGACGATCCGCAAGGTCCATGTCCCGTTGCGGCTCGCCTTCGAACAGGCGCGGCGCTGGGGGTGGATCGCCGCAAACCCTGCTGCCGACGCTCACCCGCCAAAGGTCGGACGGCAGGTGGTGCAACCGCCGTCCGATGACGTTCTCGATCGGCTGATTCGGGTCGCTGAGGCCCGCGACGTGGACTTCGCTGTCTTGGTTCGGCTCGGGGTGAACCTGGGGGCTCGTCGAGGTGAGATCTGCGCGCTTCGGTGGTCGGATTTCGACCTCGACGGTGCGACGGTCACCATTCGACGCGTCGTCCAGATGGTCGGTCACGAGGCCATCGTCGTCGAGCGAGCAAAGACGGCGGCATCGGTGCGCTCCGCAGCACTCGGGCCCGCCGTGGTCGCTGCGCTCCGTGCGATGAGACACCGTCATCAGGAACGAAACCTGGCCCTGGGGATTGGCGCTGAGGACAGCTACCTCTTCGGGCCGGACAAGGACCCGAGGCGGCCCATGAATCCTGGGGTTCTCAACGTCCGGTGGCGGCGACTCCGCAAGGCGGCTGGTGTGGGTGACGTGCGGTTCCACGACCTACGTCACGCCGTCGCGACGCGCATGCTCGGTCAGGGATACGACGTACGCACGGTTGCCGGCCGGCTTGGGCACGCGAACGCGTCGATGACGCTCGGCGTGTACGCGCACTTCCTGCCCGCTCGAGACGCCGCGGCGGCGGTGTCACTTGAGGAAGGGATTGGCAATGGTGGGCAGTAG
- a CDS encoding YdcF family protein — MSGPLAALLFTLIIGAAGLFVVARFTKRLVLRLVAAFMALVVGYFGVTFLQVWGDSYRVDHGNAQAIVVLGAAQYNGRPSPDLAARLEHALALWRQGVAPIIVVTGGRQPGDRYTEATTGYDYLRARGVPDTKILKEVNGGSTYESLAASAGFLRPRGITKVMLVSDDYHSARLLAIAHEVHLTAQVSPAPDQRSTAAELHQLGRETVALGIGRVIGFRRLDNR; from the coding sequence ATGAGCGGTCCGCTGGCAGCGCTGCTGTTCACGCTGATCATCGGGGCTGCGGGGCTGTTCGTGGTGGCCCGCTTCACCAAGCGCTTGGTCCTGCGGTTGGTCGCGGCGTTCATGGCGCTCGTGGTCGGCTACTTCGGCGTGACGTTCCTGCAGGTGTGGGGTGATTCGTACCGGGTCGACCACGGCAACGCCCAGGCCATCGTCGTGCTCGGCGCCGCGCAGTACAACGGTCGGCCGTCGCCCGACTTGGCGGCCCGCCTGGAACACGCGCTCGCCTTGTGGCGCCAGGGAGTCGCACCGATCATCGTCGTGACCGGCGGGCGCCAACCCGGCGACCGCTACACCGAGGCCACCACCGGCTACGACTACCTGCGTGCTCGTGGTGTGCCCGACACCAAGATCCTGAAGGAGGTCAACGGCGGCAGTACGTACGAGTCGCTGGCTGCGTCGGCCGGGTTCCTGCGACCCCGGGGGATCACCAAGGTGATGCTCGTGTCCGACGACTACCACAGCGCCCGACTGCTGGCGATCGCCCACGAAGTGCATCTCACCGCCCAGGTGTCACCCGCCCCCGACCAGCGGTCGACCGCCGCGGAGCTCCACCAACTCGGGCGCGAGACCGTGGCGCTCGGCATCGGCCGGGTGATCGGCTTCCGCCGCCTCGACAACCGCTGA
- a CDS encoding cytochrome P450 → MTTAHELDLPTIDIFGLERAEALRALDQVRRQHWLARTPLGYLVTRYDDVTALLRDQRFHSALSALPAMAGVPEGRMRDRQRRSILSMEGDEHTRVRRLASPAFTPRATERLRPFMQQVVNELLDPLAATGQCELVGDVCEPYPIPIICELLGAPREDWRLFSEWATAIFRIFNNDIANDLDVIEAAMTELDAYVRLMIDERRSQPADDLLTRLIRAEEQGDRMSTDELVMMTEAVLMAGTDTTRNQLACAVALFSGHPDQWAALAERPALAASAVEEVMRHLGTVRATVRIAAQDVEYRGVTFPAGTLVATSLAAANHDPDTWSDPDRFDIEREPSGAPQLTFGSGIHYCLGASLARAELQEALPILARRMPNIGLAEPIVWKPPTVGIWGPSRLALHFDPTG, encoded by the coding sequence ATGACCACCGCGCACGAGCTTGACCTCCCCACGATCGACATCTTCGGTCTCGAACGCGCCGAGGCGTTGCGGGCCCTCGATCAAGTGAGGCGGCAGCACTGGCTGGCGCGCACGCCGCTCGGCTACCTGGTCACCCGCTACGACGACGTCACCGCCTTGTTGCGCGACCAACGCTTCCACTCCGCGCTCTCGGCCCTGCCCGCGATGGCGGGCGTGCCCGAAGGCCGCATGCGCGACAGACAGCGGCGCTCGATCCTGTCGATGGAAGGGGACGAGCACACCCGCGTCCGGCGGCTCGCGTCTCCAGCCTTCACGCCTCGTGCGACGGAGCGGCTACGGCCGTTCATGCAGCAGGTGGTCAACGAGCTGCTCGACCCGTTGGCCGCTACGGGCCAATGCGAACTCGTGGGCGACGTGTGCGAGCCCTACCCCATCCCCATCATCTGCGAGCTGCTCGGCGCCCCACGAGAGGACTGGCGACTGTTCTCGGAGTGGGCGACGGCCATCTTCCGCATCTTCAACAACGACATCGCCAACGACCTCGATGTGATCGAGGCAGCGATGACCGAACTCGACGCCTACGTCCGCCTCATGATCGACGAGCGTCGCAGCCAGCCCGCTGACGACTTGCTCACGCGCCTCATCAGGGCCGAGGAGCAGGGCGATCGCATGAGCACCGACGAGCTCGTGATGATGACCGAGGCCGTGTTGATGGCCGGCACCGACACCACACGGAACCAGCTTGCGTGCGCGGTCGCGCTGTTCAGCGGCCACCCTGACCAATGGGCTGCTCTCGCCGAGAGGCCCGCTTTGGCGGCGAGTGCTGTCGAGGAGGTGATGCGCCACCTCGGCACCGTTCGTGCCACTGTTCGGATCGCCGCTCAAGACGTCGAATACCGCGGGGTGACCTTCCCAGCCGGCACCCTCGTGGCGACGAGCCTCGCGGCAGCGAATCACGACCCGGACACCTGGTCCGATCCCGACCGCTTCGACATCGAGCGCGAGCCGAGCGGTGCGCCGCAACTCACCTTTGGCTCCGGGATCCATTACTGCTTGGGCGCCTCGCTCGCTCGCGCCGAACTCCAAGAAGCGCTCCCGATCCTCGCCCGTCGGATGCCGAACATCGGGCTCGCGGAGCCGATCGTGTGGAAGCCGCCAACCGTCGGCATCTGGGGCCCGAGCCGACTCGCACTGCACTTCGACCCAACCGGTTGA
- the gltX gene encoding glutamate--tRNA ligase — translation MPDAPPRVRFAPSPTGYLHVGSGHSALANWLVARRTGGTFLLRIEDTDAERNRPELVDNVLEMLEWLGLRWDGDPVHQSVRADLYLDAAAKLVATGAAYHCDCTPEQVQARAKARGGKPGYDGHCRDRNLGPAPGRALRFRVPDSGATGWTDLIRGEVSFEHANIEDFVVVRSNGAPMFLLANAFDDSDMAITHVIRGEDHLNNTPKYLLLQDALELPKPVAFAHMPLLVNEQRKKLSKRRDDVSMADYRDAGFLPDAMVNYLALLGWGPPDGVEVRPVAEIVELYRLEDVNPSPAFFDRKKLLHVNAEHIRALGRDEFLAATAPFLAGGDAARDALASLATEVQERVRTLAEVDPMIDFLYLDEPTIDGASWQKAIVKGKQVPEMLDAAIARLDAVTDAEWAPEPVRAAIEAAAIDAGLVNSEGAPQLSKAQGPVRVAVSGRTVGPPLFESLAVLGRYRTLERLRATRRRVG, via the coding sequence GTGCCCGACGCTCCCCCCCGTGTCCGCTTCGCGCCCTCACCCACCGGCTACCTGCACGTCGGCTCGGGGCACTCGGCGTTGGCCAACTGGCTGGTCGCCCGCCGCACGGGTGGGACGTTCTTGTTGCGGATCGAGGACACCGACGCCGAGCGCAACCGTCCTGAGCTCGTCGACAACGTGCTCGAGATGCTCGAGTGGCTCGGCCTCCGCTGGGACGGCGACCCCGTCCACCAGAGCGTTCGCGCCGACCTGTACCTCGACGCCGCCGCCAAGCTCGTTGCCACCGGAGCGGCGTACCACTGCGACTGCACCCCCGAGCAAGTGCAGGCACGCGCCAAGGCCCGTGGCGGCAAGCCCGGCTACGACGGCCACTGCCGCGACCGCAACCTCGGCCCCGCGCCCGGCCGCGCCCTGCGGTTCCGGGTGCCCGACTCCGGGGCCACCGGCTGGACCGACCTGATCCGCGGCGAGGTCTCCTTTGAGCACGCCAACATCGAGGACTTCGTGGTGGTGCGGTCGAACGGCGCCCCGATGTTCCTGCTCGCCAACGCGTTCGACGACAGCGACATGGCCATCACCCACGTCATCCGGGGCGAGGACCACCTCAACAACACGCCGAAGTACCTGCTGTTGCAGGACGCCTTGGAACTGCCCAAGCCGGTGGCGTTCGCCCACATGCCGCTGCTGGTCAACGAGCAGCGCAAGAAGCTCTCGAAGCGGCGCGACGACGTGTCGATGGCCGACTACCGCGACGCCGGGTTCCTTCCCGACGCGATGGTCAACTACTTGGCGCTGCTCGGCTGGGGCCCACCCGACGGCGTGGAAGTGCGTCCCGTCGCCGAGATCGTGGAGCTGTACCGCCTCGAGGACGTCAACCCCTCGCCTGCGTTCTTCGACCGCAAGAAGCTCTTGCACGTCAACGCCGAGCACATCCGCGCGCTGGGCCGCGACGAGTTCCTCGCCGCCACCGCACCGTTCCTGGCCGGAGGCGATGCCGCTCGCGACGCGTTGGCGTCGTTGGCCACCGAAGTGCAAGAACGGGTGCGCACCTTGGCGGAAGTCGACCCGATGATCGACTTCTTGTACCTCGACGAACCAACGATCGACGGCGCGTCGTGGCAGAAGGCCATCGTGAAGGGCAAGCAGGTGCCCGAGATGCTCGACGCCGCCATTGCTCGGCTCGACGCAGTGACCGACGCGGAGTGGGCGCCCGAGCCGGTGCGCGCCGCGATCGAGGCCGCGGCGATCGACGCGGGGCTGGTGAACAGCGAAGGCGCTCCCCAGCTCTCCAAGGCACAAGGGCCCGTGCGGGTCGCGGTCAGTGGGCGAACGGTGGGCCCCCCGTTGTTCGAGTCGCTGGCGGTGCTGGGCCGGTACCGCACGCTCGAACGACTGCGGGCCACCCGGCGCCGCGTCGGATGA
- a CDS encoding multidrug efflux SMR transporter, with translation MPDNWRTTVAWLLVIVAGVFETGFALSLNASDGFKKLWPTVLFCVCALASFGLLTVSLKHLPVGSAYAVWTGIGAAGTAAAGILFQGDPASALRVTALVLIVAGVVLLPLTGGHSAP, from the coding sequence GTGCCCGACAACTGGAGGACCACCGTGGCGTGGTTGTTGGTGATCGTTGCCGGCGTGTTCGAGACCGGCTTCGCCTTGTCGCTCAACGCGAGCGACGGCTTCAAGAAGCTGTGGCCGACGGTGTTGTTCTGCGTGTGCGCGCTGGCGAGCTTCGGCCTGTTGACGGTCAGCTTGAAGCATCTCCCCGTTGGCAGCGCGTACGCCGTGTGGACCGGCATCGGCGCCGCCGGCACGGCCGCAGCCGGCATCTTGTTCCAGGGCGACCCGGCCAGCGCGCTGCGCGTCACTGCCTTGGTGCTGATCGTGGCGGGCGTGGTGCTGCTGCCGCTGACGGGCGGCCACTCGGCACCCTGA
- a CDS encoding AAA family ATPase, producing the protein MKRVEAPRILERATEQAALQGAMQRLASGSGGIALVRGEAGIGKTRLVKQAIASAAGLGLCALAATAGELELDLPYAVVRQLFQPLLRGQPTGPGSELFDGSARFAQDLLSSDSVSTLAISQESILLGFYWLMVALTEHTPVVLFVDDVQWCDHASLQVLSYLARRLEGLGLLLVLSERDDGRPLQSASLLAGIDHEAEVLEPAPLTIDAVRELLAAQAELDPTPEFATACRDTTGGNPFLLGELARELAVGRWEGSAAEADAVRDVGPRAVAEAVLVRLAKLPAGSVEVARSLAVLGDETELRLVASLAGVGLDDAAAALDGLVRHGIIDDARPVRFVHPIVRQSIYAELTAPERARRHRRAATLLRTEGAPDERVASHLVLAEPAGDPEIVALLHRVSQVAMLHWDTARACRYLERAVAEPPPLELRAAMVRDWRLAEVLALRDGAEDRLRAALAEPSDLDGKLLAARILAGRLAVADRVVESIEVLAAILEQVRAALAEATDPATCARLDRMAKMLISDLIDTAGVEPRALDAARGPLEAAGALEDLDPDTVPTTYEDRVALVTRGGVLIRRGEPVDRCRSYLRAARADGVLRFINPASPKFVPTALLSVVCEDFEMVDSIIDDATTEALRTGSSLGFVQARMVQTYVALRRGQVRDAEAAARAVAEAGGAPPAQLTRLWVAWWVKALAFCGRPDEAREVLAEHALDGPLPSGYATAFLRDARGWLAYLDGLPELAAEEFLGVGEQFLALGVQNPAVIPWRIGAAVALAATDPDQALGLASTSLDHARTFGTSRAVGTALWGYAAATPAADRLAVLEEATEVLSGPDTPLERALVLVDIGMTLRRAKRRADARPVLREGLDLAERLGARTLADRAEAELRASGAKPRRRVLVGVDALTPSERRVAEMAADGLTNRQIGQQLFVSMRTVENHLSGVFRKLGIASRAEIGDVLQRGEEAELAVK; encoded by the coding sequence GTGAAGCGGGTCGAGGCGCCGCGGATCCTGGAGCGGGCCACCGAGCAGGCGGCGCTCCAAGGGGCCATGCAGCGGTTGGCGTCGGGAAGCGGTGGCATCGCGTTGGTGCGTGGCGAGGCGGGCATCGGCAAGACGCGCCTGGTCAAGCAAGCCATTGCGTCAGCGGCCGGTCTCGGTCTCTGCGCGCTCGCAGCCACTGCGGGTGAGCTCGAGCTCGATCTTCCGTATGCCGTCGTTCGCCAGCTGTTCCAGCCGCTCCTGCGAGGCCAGCCCACGGGGCCGGGTTCGGAGCTGTTCGACGGGTCGGCCCGCTTCGCCCAGGACCTGTTGAGCTCCGACTCCGTCTCGACGCTGGCGATCAGCCAGGAGTCGATCCTGCTCGGCTTCTACTGGCTGATGGTGGCCTTGACCGAGCACACGCCGGTCGTGTTGTTCGTCGACGACGTGCAGTGGTGCGACCACGCCTCGCTGCAAGTGCTCTCCTACCTGGCCCGCCGTCTCGAAGGTCTCGGGCTCTTGCTCGTGCTGAGCGAGCGTGACGATGGCCGGCCACTGCAGTCGGCTTCCCTCCTCGCCGGGATCGACCACGAGGCCGAGGTGTTGGAGCCGGCGCCGCTGACGATCGACGCGGTCCGCGAGCTGCTCGCTGCCCAGGCGGAGCTCGACCCGACGCCCGAGTTCGCCACGGCCTGTCGCGACACCACTGGTGGCAACCCGTTCCTCCTCGGCGAACTGGCCCGCGAGCTCGCGGTCGGCCGCTGGGAAGGCTCGGCGGCCGAGGCCGACGCAGTGCGCGACGTGGGGCCGCGTGCCGTGGCCGAAGCGGTGTTGGTGCGGCTGGCCAAGCTTCCGGCCGGCTCGGTCGAGGTCGCTCGCAGCCTTGCCGTGCTCGGTGACGAGACCGAGTTGCGATTGGTGGCGTCACTGGCCGGCGTCGGTCTCGACGACGCGGCCGCCGCGCTCGACGGCTTGGTGCGCCACGGCATCATCGACGACGCGCGGCCCGTGCGCTTCGTGCATCCGATCGTGCGCCAGTCGATCTACGCCGAGCTGACCGCGCCGGAGCGGGCCCGCCGCCATCGCCGAGCCGCCACGTTGCTCCGGACGGAGGGCGCGCCCGACGAGCGCGTGGCCTCGCACCTCGTGCTCGCCGAGCCTGCGGGTGACCCCGAGATCGTGGCGCTGCTGCACCGCGTGTCGCAGGTGGCGATGTTGCACTGGGACACCGCTCGGGCCTGCCGGTACTTGGAGCGTGCGGTGGCGGAGCCCCCGCCGCTGGAGCTCCGCGCCGCGATGGTGCGTGATTGGCGTCTCGCTGAGGTGCTCGCCCTGCGCGACGGGGCGGAGGACCGCTTGCGCGCGGCCCTGGCAGAGCCGTCGGACTTGGACGGAAAGCTGCTGGCGGCCCGCATCCTGGCCGGCCGCCTGGCGGTTGCCGATCGGGTGGTCGAGTCGATCGAGGTCTTGGCGGCCATCTTGGAGCAGGTCCGGGCGGCGCTCGCGGAGGCAACCGATCCGGCCACCTGCGCCCGGCTCGACCGGATGGCCAAGATGCTGATCTCCGACCTCATCGACACGGCGGGCGTGGAGCCCCGGGCGCTCGACGCGGCGCGGGGCCCTCTCGAAGCCGCGGGTGCGCTCGAGGACCTGGACCCCGACACCGTGCCGACGACGTACGAGGACCGCGTGGCCCTCGTGACGCGAGGTGGGGTGCTGATCCGCCGGGGCGAGCCGGTCGACCGCTGCCGGTCCTACCTGCGTGCGGCGCGCGCCGACGGTGTGCTGCGGTTCATCAACCCCGCGTCGCCGAAGTTCGTCCCGACCGCGTTGCTGTCGGTGGTCTGCGAGGACTTCGAGATGGTCGATTCGATCATCGACGATGCCACCACCGAGGCGCTGCGCACCGGGTCGAGCCTGGGCTTCGTCCAGGCACGGATGGTGCAGACGTATGTGGCGCTGCGGCGCGGTCAAGTGCGCGACGCCGAGGCAGCGGCGCGGGCCGTCGCCGAGGCGGGCGGCGCTCCGCCCGCCCAACTGACCCGTCTGTGGGTGGCGTGGTGGGTCAAGGCGCTCGCGTTCTGCGGCCGGCCGGACGAGGCGCGTGAGGTCCTTGCCGAACACGCGCTCGACGGCCCCCTCCCGAGCGGTTACGCGACCGCGTTCTTGCGCGATGCGCGCGGATGGCTGGCGTACCTCGACGGGCTGCCGGAGCTCGCCGCTGAGGAGTTCCTCGGGGTTGGCGAGCAGTTCTTGGCCCTCGGGGTTCAGAACCCGGCCGTCATCCCGTGGCGCATCGGTGCCGCGGTCGCGTTGGCGGCGACCGATCCCGACCAGGCGCTCGGATTGGCGTCGACCTCGTTGGACCATGCCCGCACGTTCGGCACCTCGCGCGCGGTCGGTACCGCCTTGTGGGGCTACGCCGCGGCGACTCCCGCCGCGGACCGCTTGGCCGTGCTCGAAGAGGCGACCGAGGTGCTGTCGGGGCCGGACACACCGCTCGAACGAGCGTTGGTCCTCGTGGACATCGGCATGACGTTGCGGCGCGCCAAGCGGCGCGCCGATGCCCGACCCGTGCTGCGCGAGGGGCTCGACCTCGCCGAGCGCCTCGGCGCCCGTACGTTGGCGGATCGAGCCGAAGCCGAGCTACGGGCATCGGGCGCCAAGCCGAGGCGCCGGGTCCTCGTCGGGGTCGACGCCCTCACGCCGAGCGAACGGCGGGTTGCCGAGATGGCCGCAGATGGCCTGACCAACCGTCAGATCGGTCAGCAGCTGTTCGTGTCGATGCGGACGGTCGAGAACCACCTCAGCGGCGTGTTCCGCAAGCTAGGCATCGCTTCCCGGGCCGAGATCGGCGACGTCCTCCAGCGCGGCGAGGAGGCTGAGCTTGCCGTGAAATGA
- the cimA gene encoding citramalate synthase, which translates to MSTSEERSSWPESIDIFDTTLRDGAQFEGISLTVEDKLRIAELLDQLGVAWIEGGYPQANPKDEEFFRRAPSELRLTTSQLVAFGSTRRPRGKVDEDLTLRALVEAGVGTACIVGKSWDFHVTEALQTSLDEGVAMVADSVRFLAGAGLRVFFDAEHFFDGFKHGPEYALRVLEAAAIAGASCVVLCDTNGGSLPHEVEQATTEVRRYLDGVQIGIHTQNDSGSAVANSIAAVRAGATQVQGTANGYGERTGNANLMTVIPNLELKLGVRCLPEGRIARLTSVSRHVAELVNLPPHEADPYVGASAFAHKGGLHTSALGKVGGASYEHVDPTLVGNHTRVLVSDLGGRAGMSMKAAELGVELDGAAAGALSEELKRLEAEGYVFEAADASLELRMRAATGWHQDFFRVEGWRVTTYHRTAGDVSDLAGDPIDPLVDTEATVKVWVGDERFIAVGEGNGPVNALDTALRSAVGNRFPQLADIKLVDFKVRVLDTSVGTSAVTRVLIESSDGDQAWTTIGVHENVIEASWEALLDSIVYGLLHAGRAGTPISDQAAVDG; encoded by the coding sequence ATGTCAACGAGTGAGGAGCGTTCGAGCTGGCCGGAGTCGATCGACATCTTCGACACCACGTTGCGCGACGGCGCGCAGTTCGAGGGCATCTCGCTCACCGTCGAGGACAAGTTGCGCATCGCCGAGTTGCTCGACCAGCTCGGCGTCGCCTGGATCGAAGGTGGCTACCCGCAGGCCAACCCGAAAGACGAGGAGTTCTTCCGCCGGGCACCGTCGGAGCTGCGCCTCACCACGTCGCAGCTCGTCGCGTTCGGATCGACCCGGCGCCCACGGGGCAAGGTCGACGAGGACCTCACACTGCGGGCGCTGGTCGAAGCCGGCGTGGGCACCGCGTGCATCGTGGGGAAGAGCTGGGACTTCCACGTCACCGAAGCGCTGCAGACGTCACTCGACGAGGGCGTCGCCATGGTGGCCGACTCCGTGCGGTTCCTCGCGGGCGCAGGTCTGCGCGTGTTCTTCGACGCGGAACACTTCTTCGACGGCTTCAAGCACGGACCCGAGTACGCGCTGCGGGTGCTGGAAGCCGCGGCGATCGCCGGCGCGTCGTGCGTCGTGCTGTGTGACACGAACGGCGGCTCGCTGCCGCACGAAGTAGAGCAAGCCACGACCGAGGTGCGCCGCTACCTCGACGGCGTGCAGATCGGCATCCACACCCAGAACGACTCGGGGTCCGCGGTCGCCAACTCCATCGCCGCGGTGCGGGCCGGCGCCACGCAGGTGCAGGGCACGGCGAACGGCTACGGCGAGCGCACGGGCAACGCCAACCTCATGACGGTCATCCCGAACCTCGAGCTGAAGCTCGGGGTGCGCTGCCTGCCCGAAGGGCGTATCGCCCGCCTCACATCGGTGAGCCGACACGTGGCCGAACTGGTCAACCTCCCGCCGCACGAGGCGGACCCGTACGTGGGTGCGTCGGCGTTCGCGCACAAGGGAGGTCTGCACACCTCCGCGCTCGGCAAGGTCGGCGGCGCGTCGTACGAGCACGTCGATCCCACGCTCGTCGGCAACCACACTCGGGTGCTCGTCAGCGACCTCGGCGGGCGGGCCGGTATGTCCATGAAGGCGGCCGAGTTGGGTGTCGAGCTCGACGGTGCCGCGGCCGGCGCGCTGAGCGAGGAGCTCAAGCGGCTCGAGGCAGAGGGCTACGTGTTCGAGGCGGCCGACGCGTCGCTCGAGCTCCGCATGCGGGCGGCCACGGGGTGGCACCAGGACTTCTTCCGCGTCGAGGGCTGGCGGGTCACCACCTACCACCGGACCGCGGGCGACGTGTCGGACCTCGCAGGCGACCCGATCGATCCACTCGTCGACACCGAGGCCACCGTCAAGGTGTGGGTCGGCGACGAGCGCTTCATCGCCGTGGGGGAGGGCAACGGTCCCGTCAACGCGCTCGACACCGCCCTGCGCAGCGCGGTCGGCAACCGCTTTCCCCAGTTGGCCGACATCAAGTTGGTCGACTTCAAAGTGCGCGTGCTCGACACGTCGGTGGGCACCAGCGCGGTGACCCGGGTGCTGATCGAGTCCAGCGACGGCGACCAGGCCTGGACGACGATCGGCGTGCACGAGAACGTGATCGAAGCGTCCTGGGAAGCGCTGCTCGACTCGATCGTCTATGGGCTGCTCCACGCAGGTCGAGCCGGGACGCCCATTTCGGACCAGGCAGCAGTCGACGGATAG